From the genome of Streptomyces sp. NBC_01317, one region includes:
- a CDS encoding substrate-binding domain-containing protein — protein sequence MREGAAERHDRLLNLVRERGTVRVSDLADRLGVSPVTARRDAEALAARGLLDRVHGSVSWPERQGPAGIAPGGGGPVIGLLAPAAAYYFAEVIRGAHEAAARLGARLILRVSDYRPEDDAAHAAGLLAAGAEGLLLAPSWTEPGHPDTYSEWIARLQVATVLVERRGAPGGPLAALDRVCSDHAHGVLIAVRHLVGLGHRTPLLVARRDSPTATAVRAGYVQALDVLGLTAPGPVIDSTSAERDPQVFERAARAVRAAVRDGGATAALMHNDEDAIRMVRRLAELGVRVPEDLALITYDDEVAALADTPLTAVAPPKREVGRCAAELLVERLTSAGGGADEPRRHVELLPRLRVRSST from the coding sequence GTGCGCGAAGGTGCCGCTGAACGTCATGACCGACTGCTGAATCTGGTCCGCGAGCGCGGCACGGTCCGGGTGTCCGACCTCGCCGACCGGCTCGGCGTGTCCCCCGTGACGGCGCGCCGGGACGCGGAGGCGCTGGCCGCCCGGGGGCTGCTCGACCGGGTGCACGGTTCGGTCTCCTGGCCGGAGCGGCAGGGCCCGGCGGGGATCGCGCCGGGCGGCGGCGGTCCGGTCATCGGCCTGCTCGCGCCCGCGGCCGCGTACTACTTCGCCGAGGTGATCCGCGGCGCCCACGAGGCCGCCGCCCGGCTCGGCGCCCGGCTGATCCTGCGGGTCTCCGACTACCGGCCCGAGGACGACGCCGCGCACGCGGCCGGGCTGCTGGCGGCCGGCGCGGAGGGGCTGCTGCTCGCCCCCAGCTGGACCGAGCCCGGCCACCCCGACACGTACAGCGAGTGGATCGCCCGGCTGCAGGTGGCGACCGTGCTGGTGGAACGGCGCGGCGCCCCGGGCGGGCCGCTGGCCGCCCTGGACCGGGTCTGCTCCGACCACGCGCACGGCGTCCTGATCGCCGTACGGCACCTGGTGGGTCTCGGGCACCGGACCCCGCTGCTGGTGGCGCGGCGGGACAGCCCGACGGCGACGGCGGTACGGGCCGGATACGTGCAGGCGCTCGATGTCCTCGGGCTGACCGCGCCCGGGCCCGTGATCGACTCGACGTCGGCGGAGCGCGATCCGCAGGTCTTCGAGCGGGCCGCGCGGGCCGTCCGCGCGGCCGTGCGCGACGGCGGGGCGACGGCCGCCCTGATGCACAACGACGAGGACGCGATCCGCATGGTCCGGCGCCTCGCCGAGCTGGGCGTACGGGTCCCCGAGGACCTCGCCCTCATCACGTACGACGACGAGGTGGCCGCCCTCGCGGACACCCCGCTCACCGCGGTCGCCCCGCCGAAGCGCGAGGTGGGGCGGTGTGCGGCGGAGCTGCTCGTGGAACGGCTGACGTCGGCCGGCGGGGGCGCGGACGAACCGCGCCGCCATGTGGAGCTGCTGCCGCGCCTGCGGGTGCGCTCCTCCACCTGA
- a CDS encoding ABC transporter substrate-binding protein produces MSRSWSRSLHACVGAATALAALAALTACGGGADAPAEGTAEHPVTVTFWAWTKGSQEVVDAFNASHDTIKVKFEEIPSGGNGGYPKIANAVKAGIAPDLLSIEYPMLSQFVSQGSLQDLSGYLTDDIKKKFLPQTIKLTTLGGKNWAVPFDASPQVFYYRKDFFEKHHLTPPRTWDEFRTAAAQVRKAAPDTRIASFFPDDPTFFQAMAWQAGARWFTTDTARNAWQVDTTDPATLKTAEYWQGLIDDDLVNTSSSFSPEWTSGLKQGTLVGYLGASWSAGVLAGIVPEEKGKWAAAPVPSWDAAQTASGMIQGSTFAVSENSHKKAAAVEFALWMATSEAGIKARIGASTSTALPASPAMVPVAQKAIDTSFFGGQDLYALYLQAGRSIKPDWIWGPSTGATNSALGDQLREAVGGGSTLSRAVRTAQDATVADLKKRGLNVEDAS; encoded by the coding sequence GTGAGTCGCAGTTGGTCCCGTTCTCTCCATGCCTGCGTCGGCGCCGCCACCGCGCTGGCCGCTCTCGCCGCCCTCACGGCGTGCGGCGGCGGCGCCGACGCACCCGCGGAAGGCACCGCGGAACATCCCGTCACCGTCACGTTCTGGGCCTGGACCAAGGGGTCCCAGGAGGTGGTGGACGCGTTCAACGCCTCGCACGACACGATCAAGGTGAAGTTCGAGGAGATCCCCTCCGGCGGCAACGGCGGCTATCCCAAGATCGCCAACGCCGTGAAGGCCGGGATCGCCCCCGACCTGCTCTCCATCGAGTACCCGATGCTGTCTCAGTTCGTGAGCCAGGGCTCGCTCCAGGACCTGAGCGGCTATCTGACGGACGACATCAAGAAGAAGTTCCTGCCGCAGACCATCAAGCTGACCACGCTGGGCGGCAAGAACTGGGCCGTCCCGTTCGACGCGTCCCCGCAGGTCTTCTACTACCGCAAGGACTTCTTCGAGAAGCACCACCTCACGCCGCCGCGCACCTGGGACGAGTTCCGTACCGCCGCCGCGCAGGTCAGGAAGGCGGCCCCGGACACCAGGATCGCCAGCTTCTTCCCCGACGACCCGACCTTCTTCCAGGCAATGGCCTGGCAGGCCGGCGCGCGGTGGTTCACGACCGACACGGCCAGGAACGCCTGGCAGGTCGACACCACGGACCCGGCCACCCTCAAGACGGCGGAGTACTGGCAGGGGCTCATCGACGACGACCTGGTCAACACCTCTTCCTCGTTCAGCCCGGAGTGGACCAGCGGCCTCAAGCAGGGCACGCTCGTCGGCTACCTCGGCGCGTCCTGGAGCGCGGGCGTGCTCGCCGGCATCGTGCCCGAGGAGAAGGGCAAGTGGGCGGCTGCGCCCGTGCCCAGCTGGGACGCGGCGCAGACGGCCAGCGGAATGATCCAGGGCTCCACCTTCGCCGTGAGCGAGAACAGCCACAAGAAGGCGGCGGCCGTCGAGTTCGCCCTCTGGATGGCCACCTCCGAGGCGGGCATCAAGGCCAGGATCGGCGCGAGCACCTCCACCGCCCTGCCCGCCTCCCCCGCGATGGTCCCCGTCGCCCAAAAAGCCATCGACACCAGCTTCTTCGGCGGCCAGGACCTGTACGCCCTCTACCTCCAGGCCGGCAGGTCGATCAAGCCGGACTGGATCTGGGGCCCGAGCACCGGCGCCACCAACTCCGCGCTGGGCGACCAGCTCCGCGAAGCCGTCGGCGGCGGCTCCACCCTCTCCCGCGCCGTCAGAACAGCCCAGGACGCCACCGTCGCCGATCTCAAGAAGCGCGGTCTGAACGTCGAGGACGCCTCATGA
- a CDS encoding DinB family protein, whose translation MTTERIGPPAVAGERVMLRAFLDYHRATLAMKTDGLSDEDLRRRSMPPSTLTLLGLVRHMAEVERAWFRRVINGEDIPLVWSDTGDFQVAYDARTATRSEAFAAWEAEVAHSRRIEEAAESLDVTAYAAKWEEDVSLRMVMLHLIHEYARHNGHADFLREGIDGTVGA comes from the coding sequence ATGACCACAGAACGCATCGGACCCCCCGCCGTCGCCGGGGAGCGCGTCATGCTGCGCGCCTTTCTCGACTACCACCGGGCGACCCTCGCCATGAAGACCGACGGCCTCTCGGACGAGGACCTGCGCCGCCGCTCGATGCCCCCGTCGACGCTCACCCTCCTCGGGCTCGTACGGCACATGGCGGAGGTCGAGCGCGCGTGGTTCCGCCGGGTGATCAACGGCGAGGACATCCCCCTGGTGTGGTCCGACACCGGCGACTTCCAGGTGGCGTACGACGCCCGTACGGCCACCCGCTCCGAGGCGTTCGCCGCCTGGGAGGCCGAGGTCGCCCACTCCCGGCGGATCGAGGAGGCGGCGGAGTCCCTCGACGTCACCGCCTACGCGGCGAAGTGGGAGGAGGACGTCTCGCTCCGCATGGTGATGCTGCACCTCATCCACGAGTACGCCCGCCACAACGGCCACGCGGACTTCCTGCGCGAGGGAATCGACGGGACGGTGGGCGCCTGA
- the groES gene encoding co-chaperone GroES, with protein MTTASTKVAIKPLEDRIVVQPLDAEQTTASGLVIPDTAKEKPQEGVVLAVGPGRFENGERLPLDVSVGDVVLYSKYGGTEVKYSGEEYLVLSARDVLAIIEK; from the coding sequence GTGACGACCGCCAGCACCAAGGTTGCCATCAAGCCGCTCGAGGACCGCATTGTGGTCCAGCCGCTCGACGCCGAGCAGACCACGGCCTCTGGCCTGGTCATCCCGGACACCGCCAAGGAGAAGCCCCAGGAGGGCGTCGTCCTGGCCGTGGGCCCGGGCCGTTTCGAGAACGGCGAGCGGCTCCCGCTCGACGTTTCCGTCGGCGATGTCGTTCTGTACAGCAAGTACGGCGGCACCGAAGTGAAGTACAGCGGCGAGGAATACCTCGTCCTCTCGGCCCGCGACGTACTCGCGATCATCGAGAAGTAA
- a CDS encoding hydroxyacid dehydrogenase: MPATTDNRPAALLSMGPGIAERLFTDDHRTRLTGLVRTDTALIAHQLSDPAPAVAAALADAELLVTCWGAPPLTADVLDAAPRLRAVVHAAGSVKHHITDACWERGIAVTSAAAANARPVAEYTLAAILFAGKNVLGSAQRYRNLRTHHDWREELDSAGNYRRTVGIVGASRIGRRVIELLRPFDLDVLLYDPYVEPAEAAALGAVLVTLDDLCARSHVVSVHAPQLPATDRMIGAAQLAAMADGSTLVNTSRGSLVDEDALLPELVAGRLHAVLDVTEPELPPVDSPLYDLPNVLLTPHVAGSLGGEIHRMADQALDEVERWTKGLPFADPVHPTNLHLSA; encoded by the coding sequence ATGCCAGCCACCACTGACAATCGCCCCGCGGCCCTGCTCTCCATGGGCCCCGGCATCGCCGAGCGGCTGTTCACCGACGACCACAGGACCCGGCTGACCGGCCTCGTCCGTACGGATACCGCCCTGATCGCCCATCAGCTGTCCGACCCGGCGCCCGCCGTGGCCGCCGCCCTCGCCGACGCCGAACTGCTCGTCACCTGCTGGGGAGCGCCCCCGCTCACCGCCGACGTCCTCGACGCCGCACCCCGCCTGCGGGCCGTCGTCCACGCGGCGGGTTCCGTCAAGCACCACATCACCGACGCCTGCTGGGAGCGCGGCATCGCCGTCACCTCGGCCGCCGCCGCGAACGCCCGCCCCGTCGCCGAGTACACGCTCGCCGCGATCCTCTTCGCGGGCAAGAACGTCCTCGGCTCCGCCCAGCGCTACCGGAACCTGCGCACCCACCACGACTGGCGGGAGGAACTGGACAGCGCGGGCAACTACCGCCGTACGGTCGGCATCGTCGGCGCCTCCCGCATCGGCCGCCGTGTCATCGAGCTGCTGCGCCCCTTCGACCTGGACGTCCTGCTGTACGACCCGTACGTCGAGCCGGCCGAGGCCGCCGCGCTCGGCGCGGTCCTCGTCACCCTGGACGACCTGTGCGCGCGCAGCCACGTCGTGTCGGTCCACGCCCCGCAGCTCCCCGCCACGGACCGCATGATCGGCGCCGCTCAGCTGGCCGCGATGGCGGACGGTTCGACGCTGGTCAACACCTCACGCGGATCGCTCGTCGACGAGGACGCGCTGCTGCCGGAGCTGGTGGCGGGCCGCCTCCACGCCGTACTGGACGTGACGGAGCCCGAACTGCCGCCCGTCGACTCGCCGCTGTACGACCTGCCGAACGTCCTGCTCACCCCGCATGTCGCCGGGTCCCTCGGCGGTGAGATCCACCGGATGGCGGACCAGGCGCTGGACGAGGTGGAGCGCTGGACGAAGGGGTTGCCCTTCGCCGACCCCGTACACCCGACAAATCTGCACCTCTCGGCATAA
- a CDS encoding polysaccharide deacetylase family protein translates to MQLLRQKREFGRARVLVAALLVAALGSGCTGEPNGSRAYAPEGHPAPQAPKADRAPKAQKADQAQKAGGAQKPGSPQKADRAQKPGSAPRRGPAGALAAYAEKLRRAEAVRTATAKRWKLARTPLTAPPPPAVKPVIRTRKGFEVSGGAGLPPVFTTVPVKDKIVFLTIDDGAEKDPEFLRMMAELKIPYSAFLSDYVINDDYNYFRLMRDRGVALHNHTLNHPYLPGLSRDGQKREICGQQDKIQKRYGKRPRLFRPPYGNYNGDTLRVAKSCGITAVPLWSAEAFPDHMEWREWDRDLHPGDIVLSHFRGREDGKGSMPDMIRRVMKTITDKGYAVARLEDYV, encoded by the coding sequence ATGCAGCTTTTACGACAAAAGCGAGAATTTGGACGCGCGCGTGTCCTGGTGGCCGCCCTGCTCGTCGCCGCGCTCGGTTCCGGCTGCACCGGAGAGCCGAACGGCAGCCGTGCCTACGCGCCTGAGGGGCACCCGGCACCGCAGGCGCCGAAAGCCGACCGGGCGCCGAAAGCTCAGAAGGCCGACCAGGCTCAGAAGGCCGGCGGCGCCCAGAAGCCCGGCAGCCCGCAGAAAGCCGACCGGGCTCAGAAGCCCGGCAGCGCCCCCCGCCGCGGCCCCGCCGGCGCCCTCGCCGCCTACGCCGAGAAACTCCGCCGCGCCGAGGCCGTCCGTACCGCCACCGCCAAGCGGTGGAAGCTCGCCAGAACCCCCCTGACCGCGCCCCCGCCCCCCGCCGTCAAGCCCGTGATCAGGACCCGCAAGGGCTTCGAGGTCTCCGGTGGCGCCGGGCTCCCGCCCGTCTTCACCACCGTGCCGGTCAAGGACAAGATCGTCTTCCTGACCATCGACGACGGCGCGGAGAAGGACCCCGAGTTCCTCCGCATGATGGCCGAGCTGAAGATCCCGTACAGCGCCTTCCTCAGCGACTACGTGATCAACGACGACTACAACTACTTCCGGCTGATGCGGGACCGCGGGGTCGCACTGCACAACCACACCCTCAACCACCCCTACCTGCCCGGCCTGTCCCGCGACGGGCAGAAGCGCGAGATCTGCGGCCAGCAGGACAAGATCCAGAAGCGGTACGGGAAGCGGCCCCGCCTCTTCCGTCCGCCGTACGGCAACTACAACGGCGACACCCTGCGCGTCGCGAAGTCCTGCGGGATCACCGCCGTACCGCTGTGGTCGGCCGAGGCGTTCCCCGACCACATGGAGTGGCGCGAGTGGGACCGGGACCTGCACCCCGGCGACATCGTCCTCAGCCACTTCCGGGGGCGCGAGGACGGGAAGGGCTCCATGCCCGACATGATCCGGCGTGTGATGAAGACCATCACGGACAAGGGGTACGCGGTGGCCAGGCTGGAGGACTACGTCTGA
- a CDS encoding SRPBCC family protein — protein MNSTHKESRHVSVHVDRAVRDVYAYASDPANLPAWAHGLGGSVERSGDRWVAESSPMGRVVVAFAPRNEFGVLDHDVTLPSGQTVYNPVRVIADGAGSEVVFTLRRQAEMSDADFARDADTVAADLARLKELLESAR, from the coding sequence ATGAACAGCACCCACAAGGAATCCCGCCATGTCAGCGTCCATGTCGACCGCGCCGTGCGCGACGTCTACGCCTACGCCTCGGACCCGGCCAACCTGCCCGCGTGGGCCCACGGCCTGGGAGGGTCCGTCGAGAGGAGCGGGGACCGATGGGTGGCGGAGTCCTCGCCCATGGGACGTGTCGTGGTCGCCTTCGCGCCGCGCAACGAGTTCGGCGTGCTCGACCACGACGTCACGCTGCCCTCCGGGCAGACCGTGTACAACCCGGTCCGCGTGATCGCCGACGGCGCGGGGAGCGAGGTGGTGTTCACGCTCCGCCGGCAGGCGGAGATGAGCGACGCCGACTTCGCGCGTGACGCCGACACGGTCGCCGCCGACCTGGCCCGGCTCAAGGAGCTGCTGGAGTCCGCCCGGTAG
- a CDS encoding carbohydrate ABC transporter permease, translating to MTTKIQTERGSSTRTGVAATVLLTPFFALFTVAMVIPVGYALWLSLFTEKASGLGFDGPRTVFHGLGNYTEALGDQAFRDGFWVLLGYCAFYIPLMVGGALILSLLLDTALARARRFFQLALFLPHAIPGLIAALIWIYLYTPGLSPVINAMDAGGFGFDFLSTDGVLPSVVNIALWEWLGYNVVIFYASLQAIDRSLLEAATVDGAGQWRLAFSIKFPLIRSSLALVLLFTIIGSLQLFTEPLILSRSGASVPSTWTPNMYAYSAAFQRNDYGLAAAASVLIALVAAALSFGVTRFSNRKEARAA from the coding sequence ATGACCACCAAGATCCAGACCGAACGCGGCTCCTCCACCCGCACCGGCGTGGCCGCCACCGTCCTGCTCACCCCGTTCTTCGCCCTGTTCACCGTGGCGATGGTCATACCCGTCGGCTACGCCCTCTGGCTCAGCCTGTTCACCGAGAAGGCGTCGGGCCTCGGCTTCGACGGACCCCGTACCGTCTTCCACGGCCTCGGCAACTACACGGAAGCCCTGGGTGACCAGGCGTTCCGCGACGGTTTCTGGGTGCTGCTCGGGTACTGCGCCTTCTACATCCCCCTGATGGTCGGCGGCGCGCTGATCCTCTCCCTGCTCCTCGATACGGCCCTGGCCCGCGCCCGCCGCTTCTTCCAGCTGGCGCTCTTCCTGCCGCACGCCATCCCCGGCCTGATCGCCGCCCTGATCTGGATCTACCTCTACACCCCGGGGCTCAGCCCGGTCATCAACGCCATGGACGCCGGCGGATTCGGCTTCGACTTCCTGTCCACCGACGGCGTCCTGCCCTCGGTGGTCAACATCGCGCTGTGGGAGTGGCTCGGCTACAACGTCGTCATCTTCTACGCCTCCCTCCAGGCCATCGACCGCTCGCTGCTCGAAGCCGCGACCGTGGACGGCGCCGGACAGTGGCGGCTCGCGTTCAGCATCAAGTTCCCCCTGATCCGCTCCTCGCTGGCGCTGGTGCTGCTCTTCACGATCATCGGGTCGCTCCAGCTCTTCACCGAGCCGCTGATCCTCAGCCGCTCCGGCGCGTCCGTGCCCAGCACCTGGACGCCCAACATGTACGCCTACAGCGCGGCGTTCCAGCGCAACGACTACGGCCTGGCCGCCGCCGCGTCCGTCCTCATCGCCCTCGTGGCCGCCGCGCTCTCCTTCGGCGTCACCCGATTCTCCAACCGGAAGGAGGCACGGGCAGCATGA
- a CDS encoding MarR family winged helix-turn-helix transcriptional regulator — protein sequence MTLLARYRYMALAPKARLDRSAYLLLSRIEAEGPLSIGQLVDALGLETSTLNRQTAAMTRAGLVERIPDPEGGIARKFRITDEGLGKLHADREDGVRGLETVLAEWKPEEAAAFATALERFNSSIENLIGHTWPRG from the coding sequence ATGACGCTGCTGGCGCGTTATCGCTACATGGCTCTGGCGCCCAAGGCGCGGCTCGACCGCAGCGCGTACCTCCTGCTCAGCCGGATCGAGGCCGAAGGCCCGCTGTCCATCGGGCAGTTGGTCGACGCGCTGGGCCTGGAGACGTCCACGCTCAACCGGCAGACGGCCGCGATGACCCGGGCGGGGCTGGTGGAGCGCATCCCCGATCCGGAGGGTGGGATCGCCCGCAAGTTCCGTATCACGGACGAGGGTCTGGGCAAGCTCCACGCGGACCGCGAGGACGGGGTGCGGGGGCTGGAGACGGTTCTGGCGGAGTGGAAGCCGGAGGAGGCGGCGGCGTTCGCCACGGCGCTGGAACGCTTCAACTCGAGCATCGAGAACCTGATCGGCCATACCTGGCCGCGCGGCTGA
- the groL gene encoding chaperonin GroEL (60 kDa chaperone family; promotes refolding of misfolded polypeptides especially under stressful conditions; forms two stacked rings of heptamers to form a barrel-shaped 14mer; ends can be capped by GroES; misfolded proteins enter the barrel where they are refolded when GroES binds): protein MAKILKFDEDARRALERGVNKLADTVKVTIGPKGRNVVIDKKFGAPTITNDGVTIAREVELDDPYENLGAQLVKEVATKTNDIAGDGTTTATVLAQALVREGLRNVAAGASPASLKKGIDAAVKAVSEELLATARPIEDKSDIAAVAALSAQDQQVGDLIAEAMDKVGKDGVITVEESNTFGLELDFTEGMAFDKGYLSPYMVTDQERMEAVLDDPYILINQGKIASIQDMLPLLEKVIAAGGSKPLLIIAEDVEGEALSTLVVNKIRGTFNAVAVKAPGFGDRRKAMLGDIATLTGATVIAEEVGLKLDQAGLDVLGSARRVTITKDDTTIVDGGGDHTEVVGRINQIKAEIESTDSDWDREKLQERLAKLAGGVCVIKVGAATEVELKEKKHRLEDAISATRAAVEEGIVSGGGSALVHAAKVLEGNLGKTGDEATGVAVVRRAVVEPLRWIAENAGLEGYVITAKVADLDKGHGFNAATGEYVDLVKAGVIDPVKVTRSALENAASIASLLLTTETLVVEKPAEEEAEAGHGHGHSH, encoded by the coding sequence ATGGCGAAGATCCTGAAGTTCGACGAGGACGCCCGTCGCGCCCTTGAGCGCGGCGTCAACAAGCTGGCCGACACGGTGAAGGTGACGATCGGCCCCAAGGGCCGCAACGTCGTCATCGACAAGAAGTTCGGCGCCCCGACCATCACCAACGACGGTGTCACGATCGCCCGCGAGGTCGAGCTCGACGACCCGTACGAGAACCTCGGTGCCCAGCTGGTGAAGGAGGTGGCGACCAAGACCAACGACATCGCGGGTGACGGCACCACCACCGCCACCGTCCTGGCCCAGGCGCTGGTCCGCGAGGGCCTGCGCAACGTCGCCGCCGGCGCGTCGCCCGCCTCCCTGAAGAAGGGCATCGACGCCGCGGTCAAGGCCGTGTCCGAGGAACTCCTCGCGACCGCCCGCCCGATCGAGGACAAGTCCGACATCGCCGCCGTGGCCGCGCTCTCCGCGCAGGACCAGCAGGTCGGTGACCTCATCGCCGAGGCGATGGACAAGGTCGGCAAGGACGGTGTCATCACCGTCGAGGAGTCCAACACCTTCGGCCTGGAGCTCGACTTCACCGAGGGCATGGCCTTCGACAAGGGCTACCTGTCCCCGTACATGGTGACCGACCAGGAGCGTATGGAGGCCGTCCTCGACGACCCGTACATCCTGATCAACCAGGGCAAGATCGCCTCCATCCAGGACATGCTCCCCCTGCTGGAGAAGGTCATCGCCGCGGGTGGCTCCAAGCCGCTGCTGATCATCGCCGAGGACGTCGAGGGCGAGGCGCTCTCCACGCTCGTCGTCAACAAGATCCGCGGCACCTTCAACGCGGTCGCGGTGAAGGCCCCCGGCTTCGGTGACCGCCGCAAGGCCATGCTCGGCGACATCGCCACCCTCACGGGCGCGACCGTCATCGCCGAGGAGGTCGGCCTCAAGCTCGACCAGGCCGGTCTGGACGTGCTGGGCTCCGCCCGCCGCGTCACCATCACCAAGGACGACACCACGATCGTCGACGGTGGCGGCGACCACACCGAGGTCGTCGGCCGCATCAACCAGATCAAGGCCGAGATCGAGTCCACGGACTCCGACTGGGACCGCGAGAAGCTCCAGGAGCGCCTCGCGAAGCTGGCCGGCGGCGTGTGCGTGATCAAGGTCGGCGCCGCCACCGAGGTGGAGCTCAAGGAGAAGAAGCACCGTCTGGAGGACGCCATCTCCGCGACCCGCGCCGCGGTCGAGGAGGGCATCGTCTCCGGTGGTGGCTCCGCCCTGGTGCACGCCGCCAAGGTCCTGGAGGGCAACCTCGGCAAGACGGGCGACGAGGCCACCGGTGTCGCGGTCGTCCGCCGCGCCGTGGTCGAGCCGCTGCGCTGGATCGCCGAGAACGCCGGCCTTGAGGGCTACGTCATCACCGCGAAGGTCGCCGACCTCGACAAGGGCCACGGCTTCAACGCCGCGACCGGCGAGTACGTCGACCTGGTGAAGGCCGGCGTCATCGACCCGGTCAAGGTCACGCGCTCCGCGCTGGAGAACGCCGCGTCCATCGCCTCCCTGCTGCTCACGACCGAGACCCTGGTCGTCGAGAAGCCGGCCGAGGAAGAGGCCGAGGCCGGTCACGGCCACGGTCACAGCCACTGA
- a CDS encoding carbohydrate ABC transporter permease, whose translation MTSPPVTNTANTANAADPTDPATPLAPARRGTPGRAPVRAAGRAGTSRWLSRSAVNGVLVLAAAYTLFPLIWLVTAATKDAGNLLGGDVFSFQGFHLGQNLSDLTTYQDGIYFRWYGNSLLYAGVGALGCSLVSVAAGYAFDKYRFRGKEKLFAVVLLGVLLPSTALSLPLYLLAVKTHTVNTYWSVLIPVLVNPFGVYLSRIFSAGYIPNEALEAARIDGASELRAFWSIGLRMIMPGFVTVFLFQFTAVWNNFFLPLVMLSDKNLYPLSLGLYNWHSNANATPDFYPMVVTGSLLAVTPLIIAFVTLQRHWKAGLTAGSVK comes from the coding sequence ATGACGTCCCCCCCTGTGACCAACACGGCCAACACGGCCAACGCGGCCGACCCGACCGACCCCGCCACCCCCCTCGCCCCCGCGCGCCGCGGGACCCCCGGCCGGGCCCCCGTCCGCGCGGCCGGCCGGGCGGGCACCAGCCGGTGGCTGTCCAGGTCCGCCGTCAACGGCGTGCTCGTCCTGGCCGCCGCGTACACCCTCTTCCCCCTGATCTGGCTGGTCACGGCCGCCACCAAGGACGCCGGCAACCTGCTCGGCGGCGACGTCTTCTCCTTCCAGGGCTTCCACCTCGGCCAGAACCTCTCCGACCTGACGACCTACCAGGACGGCATCTACTTCCGGTGGTACGGCAACTCGCTGCTCTACGCGGGAGTCGGCGCCCTCGGCTGCTCGCTGGTGAGCGTCGCCGCCGGTTACGCCTTCGACAAATACCGCTTCCGGGGCAAGGAGAAGCTGTTCGCCGTCGTCCTGCTCGGCGTGCTGCTGCCCTCCACGGCCCTGTCCCTCCCCCTGTACCTGCTGGCCGTGAAGACCCACACCGTCAACACCTACTGGTCCGTGCTGATCCCCGTACTGGTCAACCCGTTCGGCGTCTACCTGTCCCGGATCTTCAGCGCCGGCTATATCCCGAACGAGGCACTGGAGGCGGCCAGGATCGACGGCGCGAGCGAGCTGCGCGCCTTCTGGTCGATCGGTCTGCGCATGATCATGCCGGGCTTCGTGACCGTCTTCCTCTTCCAGTTCACCGCCGTATGGAACAACTTCTTCCTCCCCCTCGTGATGCTCTCGGACAAAAACCTCTATCCGCTGAGCCTGGGCCTCTACAACTGGCACAGCAACGCGAACGCGACCCCGGACTTCTATCCGATGGTCGTGACCGGTTCACTCCTCGCCGTCACTCCGCTGATCATCGCGTTCGTCACCCTCCAACGGCACTGGAAGGCCGGCCTCACGGCCGGCAGCGTCAAATAG